Genomic window (Saccharothrix australiensis):
TCGTAGGCGATCCGCACCGGCAGGCCGGCCGGCGCGCCCGGCAGGCCGGGCAGCGTGCCCCGGAACCACCGGCGTCGCCCGTTCGGGGCGCCCTCCCGCCACCCACCGGTGACGGGAGGGGTCTCCCCGGCAGTGGTCCCGTCGCTCACCGCACCGACTTGGCCGCCCGGAACCCGGCCTCCAGGTCGGCCTTCAGGTCCTCGACGCCCTCGATGCCCACCGACAGCCGCACCAGCCCCGGCGTGACGCCGGTGACGAGCTGCTCCTCGGGCGTGAGCTGGCTGTGCGTGGTGCTCGCCGGGTGCGCGATGAGGCTGCGCACGTCGCCGATGTTCACCAGGTGGCTGAACAGCTCGACGCCGTCGACGAACGCCCGGCCCGCCTCCTCGCCGTCCCGCAGCTCGAACGACACCACCGCGCCCGCGCCGCCCGGCAGGTACTTCCGCGCCGCCGCGTGCCACGGCGACGACGGCAGCCCGGCGTAGTGCACCTTCGCCACCTCGTCGCGCCCCTCCAGCCACGCGGCCAGCTCCCGCGCGTTGGCCACGTGCCGCTCGATGCGCAGCGAGAGCGTCTCGATCCCCTGGAGGATCAGGAAGCTGGTCAACGGGGCGATCGCCGCGCCGGTGTCCCGCAGGCCCTGCACCCGCAGCTTCGCGGCGAACGCCCCGTGCCCCAGCGCGGGCCAGTACCGCTGCCCGTGGTAACTGGGGTCCGGCTCGTTGAAGTCGGGGAACCGCTCGGCGTCCCCGAAGTCGAACCGGCCACCGTCGACGACGACGCCCGCGATCGCGGTGCCGTGGCCGCCGAGGTACTTCGTGGCCGAGTGCACGACGATGTCCGCACCGTGCTCCAGCGGCCGGAGCAGGTAGGGCGTCGGCACGGTGTTGTCGACCACCAGCGGCACGCCGGCCGCGTGCGCGACCCCCGCCACCGCCTCGATGTCCAGCACGTTGCTCCGCGGGTTGCCCAGCGACTCGGCGAAGAACAGCTTCGTCTCCGGGCGCGCGGCGGCGCGCCACGCCTCCAGGTCGTCCGGGTCGTCCACAAAGGACACCGAGATGCCGAGCTTGGGCAGCGTGTAGTGGAACAGGTTGTAGGTGCCGCCGTAGAGCGAGGAACTCGACACGAGGTGGTCGCCCGCCCGCGCGAGGTTCAGGATCGCCGCCGTCTCGGCCGCCTGGCCGGAGGCGAACGCGACGGCGGCCACCCCGCCTTCCAGGGCGGCGACCCGTTGCTCCAGCACGTCCTGGGTGGGGTTGTTGATGCGGGTGTAGATGTTGCCCGGCTCCGCGAGGCTGAACAGCGCCGCGCCGTGCGCCGTGTCCCGGAAGACGTACGAGGTGGTCTGGTAGATCGGCGTGGCGCGGGCGCCGGTCTCCGGGCACGGCGCCGCGCCGGAGTGGACCTGCTTGGTTTCGAAGGACCAGGACATGCCGGGGCTCCTGTCAGGGCTGGTGGGTCGTGCGAGCGCGACGAAGGAGGACGACGCGCGGGGGTTGTGCGGGCACGTCGAGGTCGGCGCGCCGGGTGTGGTGCGGCGCGCCGGGTCGACGCGTGCGGTGCGAGCGCGCCGGAAGACGCGCGGGGTTGCGGTGCCGGTGCGACGGCGGACGACGCGCGGGTGCCGGCGAGCGCGACGAGGGCGACGCGTGCGGTGCGAGCGCGCCGGGGAGGCGCGCGGGGTGGGGTCCGGGCGCGCCGCGGGCGACGCGCGGTGGTCGGTCAGCCGATGCGACAGGCCATGCTGCTGACACGCGCGTAGTCGACGTGGCGACGCGTCACCAGGAAACTCATGTGGATGAAGTTAGCGCCGTGCCACGGACCGCGACAGGGCGTCCACGACGTGGGAAGCCTAGGGTTCGGCCCATGCGCACCGCACTCATCGGCTATGGGCTCGGAGGAGCCGCGTTCCACGCACCGTTCATCGCCACCACCGAGGGGCTGACGCTGTCCGCCGTGGTCACCGGCAACCCGGAGCGCCGCGCCGCGGTGCTCGCGCGGTACCCCGGCACCGAGGTGATCACCGCGGTCGACGAGGTGTGGCGACGGGCGGACGAGTTCGACCTCGCGGTGGTGACCACGCCCAACCGGCACCACGCGGCGCACGCGCGCTCGGCGCTGGAGCACGGGCTGCACGCGGTGGTGGACAAGCCCTTCGCCGGTTCGCCGGCGGCGGCCCGCGCCCTCGCGTCGGTCGCGGCGGACCGCGGGCTGCGGCTCATGCCGTTCCACAACCGCCGGTGGGACGGCGACTTCCGCACCGTCGCCCGCCTGGTCCGCGAGGGCGCGCTGGGCGAGGTGCACCGCTGGGAGTCGCGGTTCGAGCGGTGGCGGCCGGAGCCGAAGGAGTCGTGGAAGGAGTCCGGCGACCCGGCGGACCTCGGCAGCATCGTGTACGACCTGGGCACGCACCTGGTCGACCAGGCGGTGGCGCTGTTCGGCCGGCCCACCGCGGTCTACGCGGAGGTGCGGACGCTGCGGCCGGGCGCCAAGGCCCACGACGACGCGTTCCTGGCGCTCACCCACGCCGGCGGCGTCGTCTCGCACCTGTGGGCGTCGGCGCTGGCCGCCGACCGGGGCCCGCGCTTCCGCGTGCTGGGCGACCGGGCGGCGTACGTGAAGCACGGGATGGACCCGCAGGAGGAGCTGCTGAAGGCGGGCGCGGTGCCGGGCGGCACCGGCTGGGGCGCGGACCCGGAGGAGGCGTGGGGCACCCTGTCGGGTCGCCCGGTCGAGACCGAGCGGGGCAGCTACCAGGACTTCTACGCCATCGTCGCGGCCGGCGGCACCCCCGTCCCGGTCGCCGACGCGATCACCGGACTGGAGGTGGTGAAGGCCGCGTTCGAGTCGGCGGAGACCAGGCGCACGGTTCCACTTGCCGACCAAGTCTCTTAGTGGCTAAGATTCTATTTATGGAAGAGGACAGGCGTGTACAGGTACTGGTGGTGGGCGCGGGGCTCGGCGGGCTGACGGCCACGCTGTTCCTCGCGCGACAGGGGATCTCCGTGCTGGGCGTCGCCAAGCACGCCGGGACGTCGCCGAACCCGCGCGCGACCGGGCAGACGAACCGCACGATGGAGATCTTCCGGCGCTGCGGGGTGGCCGACGAGGTGCTGCGCGGCAGCGAGGGGGTGGCCTCCGGCATCGTCGTCAAGGTCGCCGAGAGCCTGCGGGGCCGGGTGTTCCACACCATCGTCCACGAAGAGGACGAAGTGGACGTCGGCCTGAGCCCGGAGGCGTTCGGCATGGCGGGCCAGGACTACGTGGAACCCGTGCTGCTGGCCGCGGCGCGCGGGCACGGCGCGGAGGTGCGGTTCGGCACCGAGCTGACGTCGGTGCGCCAGGACGCGTCCGGCGTGACGGCGGAGCTGCTCGACCGCGCGTCCGGCGAGGCGTTCCGGGTGCGGGCGGACTACCTGGTGGCGGCGGACGGGCACCGGTCGTTCGTGCGGGAGTCGCTCGGCATCGGGCGGCAGGGCCGCGGCGCGCTGAGCCACCACGTCGGGGTGGTGTTCGACGCGGACATGGGCGACCGGCTCGCCGCCGACAAGGGCACCCTGTTCTACCTCCAGAACCCCGAGTTCACCGGGGTGTTCATGATGACGAACACGGAACGCCGCAACGTGTTCGCGGTCGAGTACCACCCGGAGCGCGGTGAGTCGCCCGCGGACTTCCCGGCCGAGCGGTGCCGGGAGCTGCTGCGCGTCGCCACCGACGAGCCGGACCTGGAGCCGGACATCCTGGAGATCACGTCGTGGGAGATGGCGGCCTGGCTCAGCGACCGGTTCCGCGCCGGGCGCGTGTTCCTCGTCGGCGACGCGGCGAAGGTGACGCCGCCGACCGGCGGCCTCGGCGGCAACACGGCCGTCGGTGACGGGTACGACATCGCGTGGAAGCTCGCGGCGGTCCTGCGCGGCGAAGCGGGGCCGGGCCTGCTGGACAGCTACGAGGCCGAGCGGCGGCCCTACGCGCGGCACATCATCGACGCGTCGTTCGCCAACTACGTGGAGCGCCTCGCGCCGCACCTGGCGGGCCCGGACGTGCCGGAGCCGGTCGACCACCTGCGCCTGATCTTCGGCTACCGCTGCCGCTCGGGCGCGGTGCTGATCGAGGACGACGACCCGGCGGAGCTGGAGAACCCGCTGGAACCCAGCGGTCGCCCCGGTTTCCGCGCACCGCACGTGACCGTGCTGCACGACGGCGCGGCCACCTCGACCGTCGACCTGGTCCGGGACTGGACGCTGATCACCCTGAACCGCGCGGTGTGGGCGGACGCGCCGGTCGAGGTGCCCGAACTGGCCGACCCCACCGGCGAACTGGCCAAGCGCTACGGCATCGGCCCGGACGGCGCGAGCCTCATCCGCCCGGACGGCGTCATCGCTTGGCGCACAACGCAACGCCCCACCGCCCCAGCCGCCACAGTGACCTCAGTCCTGAACCGCGTAAAGGCGCATTCCTAAGCCCTCGCCCTCTCGCTCTCCGAGCCCCCTCGCCTCTTACGCTCCCACACTTCCCCTCGCACACGCGCCCGCGAGGCCGCGTCGGTGGTTCACGGCGCGGGTTGTGCCGATCACGCCTTTGGATCGGCACAACCCGCCCCGTGTGCCGCCGACTCAAAGGCGGCCGAGCCGCCCGACGGCGTCGGGCAAATCCAACACCGCGAGGCCGCGTCGGTGGTTCACGGCGCGGGTTGTGCCGATCACGCCTTTGGATCGGCACAACCCGCCCCGTGTGCCGCCGACTTCCCGGCGGCCGAGCCGCCCGACGGAGTCGGGCCATCAAACACAGTCTCTCCTAGCGCGACCAGGCACAGTGCCGTCACCACCGCGCCGGCGACCAGGTACAGCGACACCGGCCACGACGCCCGCGTGGGCGTCAACTCCAGCAACCACGCCGCGATCAGCGGCGACAGGCCGCCGCCGAGCACCGACCCGA
Coding sequences:
- a CDS encoding Gfo/Idh/MocA family protein, with translation MRTALIGYGLGGAAFHAPFIATTEGLTLSAVVTGNPERRAAVLARYPGTEVITAVDEVWRRADEFDLAVVTTPNRHHAAHARSALEHGLHAVVDKPFAGSPAAARALASVAADRGLRLMPFHNRRWDGDFRTVARLVREGALGEVHRWESRFERWRPEPKESWKESGDPADLGSIVYDLGTHLVDQAVALFGRPTAVYAEVRTLRPGAKAHDDAFLALTHAGGVVSHLWASALAADRGPRFRVLGDRAAYVKHGMDPQEELLKAGAVPGGTGWGADPEEAWGTLSGRPVETERGSYQDFYAIVAAGGTPVPVADAITGLEVVKAAFESAETRRTVPLADQVS
- the rdmE gene encoding aklavinone 12-hydroxylase RdmE translates to MEEDRRVQVLVVGAGLGGLTATLFLARQGISVLGVAKHAGTSPNPRATGQTNRTMEIFRRCGVADEVLRGSEGVASGIVVKVAESLRGRVFHTIVHEEDEVDVGLSPEAFGMAGQDYVEPVLLAAARGHGAEVRFGTELTSVRQDASGVTAELLDRASGEAFRVRADYLVAADGHRSFVRESLGIGRQGRGALSHHVGVVFDADMGDRLAADKGTLFYLQNPEFTGVFMMTNTERRNVFAVEYHPERGESPADFPAERCRELLRVATDEPDLEPDILEITSWEMAAWLSDRFRAGRVFLVGDAAKVTPPTGGLGGNTAVGDGYDIAWKLAAVLRGEAGPGLLDSYEAERRPYARHIIDASFANYVERLAPHLAGPDVPEPVDHLRLIFGYRCRSGAVLIEDDDPAELENPLEPSGRPGFRAPHVTVLHDGAATSTVDLVRDWTLITLNRAVWADAPVEVPELADPTGELAKRYGIGPDGASLIRPDGVIAWRTTQRPTAPAATVTSVLNRVKAHS